Proteins from a single region of Longimicrobiaceae bacterium:
- a CDS encoding type IV pilus twitching motility protein PilT: MRIEEEWAQGGPPPTPGRPAAAGREFVLREALEEMVRRGASDLHLKAGRSPVVRIHGELYDTALPALRPDDLKRCAEQLLNPRQKETFAERKEIDFAIGVQGLGRFRTNIFQQRGTLGFSFRAIPFEVPPLDELVLPPVVQDVATSPRGLVLVTGVTGSGKSTTLASMIRYMSERRAVNVVTVEDPIEFLHRDARSIISQREVGTDTHSFHDALRYVLRQDPDVILLGEIRDRASMETVLKAADTGHLVLSTLHTTDASQTIGRIISFFPPHQHSEIRGMLAAALKAVISLRLIPRADGKGRVPAAEVLVNTAAMSDRIRAPDQMHTIPDLIAEGRTQYGMQTFDQSLMDLYQRGLISFDWAMHYASNPSEFSLRVSGVESASDAGWKDVPTGMER, translated from the coding sequence GTGAGGATCGAAGAAGAGTGGGCGCAGGGCGGGCCGCCTCCCACCCCGGGGCGGCCCGCTGCCGCCGGGCGCGAGTTCGTCCTCCGCGAGGCGCTGGAGGAGATGGTGCGCCGCGGCGCGTCCGACCTGCACCTCAAGGCGGGGCGCTCGCCCGTGGTCCGCATCCACGGCGAGCTGTACGACACCGCCCTCCCCGCGCTGCGCCCCGACGACCTGAAGCGCTGCGCCGAGCAGCTCCTCAACCCGCGGCAGAAGGAAACCTTCGCCGAGCGGAAGGAGATCGACTTCGCCATCGGGGTGCAGGGGCTGGGGCGCTTCCGCACCAACATCTTCCAGCAGCGCGGCACGCTGGGGTTCTCCTTCCGGGCGATCCCCTTCGAGGTCCCGCCGCTGGACGAGCTGGTCCTCCCGCCCGTGGTGCAGGACGTCGCCACCTCGCCCCGCGGGCTGGTGCTGGTGACGGGCGTGACCGGGAGCGGGAAGAGCACCACGCTGGCCTCCATGATCCGCTACATGAGCGAGCGGCGGGCGGTCAACGTGGTCACGGTGGAGGACCCCATCGAGTTCCTGCACCGCGACGCCCGCTCCATCATCAGCCAGCGCGAGGTGGGCACCGACACGCACTCCTTCCACGACGCGCTCCGCTACGTCCTCCGGCAGGACCCCGACGTGATCCTGCTGGGTGAGATCCGCGACCGCGCCTCCATGGAGACGGTGCTCAAGGCGGCGGACACGGGGCACCTGGTGCTCTCCACGCTCCACACCACTGACGCGTCGCAGACCATCGGGCGCATCATCTCCTTCTTCCCGCCGCACCAGCACTCCGAGATCCGGGGGATGCTGGCGGCGGCGCTCAAGGCGGTGATCTCGCTCCGGCTGATCCCCCGCGCCGACGGCAAGGGGCGTGTCCCCGCCGCCGAGGTGCTGGTGAACACGGCGGCCATGTCCGACCGGATCCGCGCCCCCGACCAGATGCACACGATCCCCGACCTGATCGCCGAGGGGCGGACGCAGTACGGGATGCAGACCTTCGACCAGAGCCTGATGGACCTGTACCAGCGCGGCCTGATCTCCTTCGACTGGGCGATGCACTACGCCTCCAACCCCTCCGAGTTCTCGCTCCGCGTGTCCGGCGTGGAGTCCGCCTCGGACGCGGGGTGGAAGGACGTGCCGACGGGGATGGAGAGGTAG